A genomic segment from Portunus trituberculatus isolate SZX2019 chromosome 14, ASM1759143v1, whole genome shotgun sequence encodes:
- the LOC123503489 gene encoding uncharacterized protein LOC123503489 — MRNERFLWIICLVTLSALPGEASIEKILDKILGIGLEIGHEIYDYLHLRQPSFGHVAYIPVYGHGPPGYKTPEHHEYHEDVYIPVDPGTLWNGHIPVGDFVSPIVKAVGAGVGGYNNRVVKGYENRLGLRIALPYLGDFQVTRELGPGRFLDKLGPGKFPYPGLKGAQGHGHHHKDSSEHHHSSSHHQKKATPDMYKTLQNYPWHRR, encoded by the exons ATGAGGAACGAACGGTTCTTGTGGATCATCTGCCTCGTCACCTTGAGTGCACTCCCAG GAGAGGCATCGATTGAGAAGATCCTGGACAAGATCTTGggaataggactagaaatcggACACGAAATATACGATTATCTTCATCTGCGGCAGCCCTCATTTGGACATGTCGCGTATATACCAGTTTACGGACATGGGCCACCCGGATACAAGACTCCTGAACATCACGAATACCACGAAGATGTGTATATCCCCGTTGATCCAG GCACGCTATGGAACGGCCACATCCCGGTAGGTGACTTCGTATCTCCTATCGTCAAGGCAGTGGGAGCGGGGGTTGGAGGCTACAATAACCGCGTCGTGAAGG GCTACGAGAACCGACTAGGCTTGAGAATCGCCCTGCCTTACCTCGGGGACTTCCAGGTCACGCGAGAGCTGGGTCCCGGAAGGTTCCTGGACAAACTGGGCCCTGGAAAGTTCCCATATCCAGGG CTGAAGGGCGCACAAGGGCACGGGCACCACCACAAAGACTCCTCTGAACACCACCATAGCTCCTCGCACCACCAGAAAAAAGCGACGCCTGACATGTACAAGACCCTGCAAAACTACCCATGGCACAGAAGATAA